The Bacillus vallismortis genome window below encodes:
- a CDS encoding DUF4166 domain-containing protein yields MNTIYEKTIKNYYLLHPKLQKRYQLDEAHTFCGTGTMSEISGGSFLVRMLLKLGVFFRCFFSERGKDIPFTIQNRTCLMNRDHIGIEWNRTFYFKGNKRFFDAIMVYDEKEDRILDFFGRPHLLLSVLAFEASPDGSLTITSGKQWLLLCGKRIPLPKWLTGTSVVCETFDESKNCFTIQVHVQNTILGTLFYYKGTFQEEERESC; encoded by the coding sequence GTGAATACGATTTATGAAAAAACAATCAAGAACTATTATTTGCTGCATCCCAAGCTGCAAAAACGATATCAATTAGACGAAGCTCATACATTCTGCGGGACAGGAACGATGTCAGAAATAAGCGGAGGCTCTTTTCTGGTCAGAATGCTGTTAAAGCTGGGTGTTTTTTTCAGGTGCTTCTTTTCAGAAAGAGGCAAAGACATCCCTTTTACGATACAAAATAGAACTTGTCTTATGAATCGGGATCATATCGGGATAGAATGGAATCGTACATTTTATTTTAAAGGCAATAAACGTTTCTTTGACGCGATCATGGTATACGACGAAAAAGAAGATAGAATACTTGATTTCTTCGGCAGACCTCATCTTCTGCTGTCTGTTTTAGCGTTCGAGGCATCTCCTGATGGCTCTCTTACGATTACATCGGGAAAGCAATGGCTATTGCTATGCGGAAAAAGAATACCGCTGCCAAAATGGCTGACGGGTACGTCCGTTGTTTGCGAAACGTTTGATGAAAGCAAGAATTGCTTCACCATTCAAGTGCATGTGCAAAATACAATTCTCGGCACTCTTTTCTATTATAAAGGAACGTTTCAGGAAGAAGAGAGAGAATCATGTTAA
- a CDS encoding thymidylate synthase has protein sequence MTQFDKQYNSIINDIMNNGISDEEFNVRTKWDSDGTPAHTLSVISKQMRFDNSEIPILTTKKLAWKTAIKELLWIWQLKSNDVTELNKMGVPIWDQWKQEDGTIGNAYGFQLGKKNRNLNGEKVDQVDYLLQQLKNNPSSRRHITMLWNPDELDSMALTPCVYETQWYVKQGKLHLEVRARSNDMALGNPFNVFQYNVLQRMIAQVTGYELGEYIFNIGDCHVYTRHIDNLKIQMKREQFEAPELWMNPEVKDFYDFTIDDFKLINYKHGDKLSFEVAV, from the coding sequence ATGACTCAATTCGATAAACAATACAATTCAATTATTAACGATATTATGAATAATGGAATCTCAGACGAAGAATTTAATGTAAGAACCAAATGGGACTCTGATGGAACACCGGCTCACACACTTAGTGTAATCAGTAAGCAGATGAGATTCGACAACTCAGAAATACCTATTTTAACGACCAAAAAGCTGGCCTGGAAAACGGCCATTAAAGAGCTGCTCTGGATTTGGCAGCTTAAATCTAACGATGTTACTGAATTAAACAAAATGGGCGTACCTATTTGGGATCAGTGGAAACAAGAAGACGGCACCATCGGAAATGCTTATGGATTTCAACTGGGGAAGAAAAACAGAAATCTAAATGGAGAAAAAGTGGATCAGGTCGATTATCTTCTTCAGCAATTGAAGAACAACCCATCTTCACGGAGACACATTACAATGCTATGGAATCCGGATGAACTAGACTCAATGGCCTTAACACCATGTGTATACGAGACACAGTGGTACGTTAAACAAGGGAAGCTCCACCTAGAGGTAAGAGCGAGGAGCAATGACATGGCCTTGGGGAATCCCTTCAATGTATTTCAGTATAATGTTTTGCAGCGCATGATTGCTCAAGTGACTGGTTATGAGCTTGGTGAATATATCTTTAATATTGGCGATTGCCATGTGTACACACGTCATATAGACAATTTGAAAATTCAAATGAAAAGAGAACAGTTTGAAGCACCTGAATTATGGATGAATCCTGAAGTTAAAGATTTTTATGACTTTACCATAGATGATTTCAAGTTAATCAACTATAAACATGGGGACAAGCTTTCATTTGAGGTAGCGGTTTAA
- a CDS encoding spore germination protein, with protein MSSPKSKITTAQATVIIINYMLAAGVLTLPRTVTEQTKSPDGWISILLGGVIAIIAGIVIVKLSQQYPEETFYEYAGHIVGKWLGALISLIFITYFLALGAFEVRVMSEIVVFFLLEGTPSWAIVMTVLWIGLYSITQGLDPIARLFEMIFPVTVIIFLTVAVMSIGIFEVNNLRPVLGDGIMPVLKGVKTTALSFTCSEIMLILVAFMKKPKKALKAVVIGTSVVTCFYIFTLIMVIGAISVDGVVTRTWPALDLMRSFEISGLIFERFESFLLVIWIMQLFATFIITFYAASLGVSQVFKKKPVSCMFWLLPVVFILSCMPKNENDVFILGDMVSHMALYIFGALPILLLVISKWRKRGET; from the coding sequence ATGTCCAGCCCAAAGAGTAAAATTACAACCGCACAAGCAACGGTGATCATTATTAATTATATGCTCGCTGCAGGAGTTCTCACGCTCCCTCGGACAGTAACAGAACAAACAAAATCACCTGATGGATGGATTTCCATTTTATTAGGCGGGGTTATCGCGATCATTGCCGGAATAGTCATCGTGAAATTAAGCCAGCAGTATCCTGAGGAGACGTTTTATGAATATGCTGGTCATATTGTAGGCAAATGGCTCGGCGCTTTAATCAGTCTCATTTTCATTACTTATTTTTTAGCTCTCGGTGCCTTCGAAGTGAGAGTCATGTCAGAAATTGTTGTGTTTTTTCTCCTTGAAGGGACGCCATCGTGGGCGATAGTCATGACTGTTCTTTGGATCGGGCTTTATTCAATTACACAAGGGCTCGATCCCATTGCCCGGCTTTTTGAAATGATCTTTCCGGTTACGGTCATCATCTTTTTAACCGTAGCGGTCATGAGTATAGGTATATTTGAGGTCAACAATTTACGCCCTGTATTAGGAGATGGAATCATGCCGGTTCTCAAAGGAGTGAAAACAACGGCCCTTTCGTTTACATGTTCTGAAATTATGCTTATTCTAGTAGCGTTTATGAAGAAGCCGAAAAAGGCGTTGAAAGCGGTTGTAATCGGGACAAGTGTTGTGACATGTTTTTATATTTTTACGCTGATTATGGTTATCGGTGCAATATCCGTTGACGGTGTTGTAACGAGAACATGGCCGGCACTTGACCTGATGAGAAGCTTTGAGATATCTGGTTTAATATTTGAACGATTTGAATCATTCCTGCTAGTCATTTGGATTATGCAGCTTTTTGCCACGTTCATTATCACTTTTTATGCAGCTTCTTTAGGAGTCTCGCAAGTTTTCAAAAAGAAACCCGTTTCATGTATGTTTTGGCTGCTTCCTGTTGTTTTTATTCTCTCTTGCATGCCCAAAAATGAAAATGATGTGTTTATTTTGGGCGATATGGTCAGTCATATGGCTTTGTATATATTTGGCGCTCTGCCGATTTTGCTTTTAGTCATATCGAAATGGAGGAAAAGAGGTGAAACGTAA
- the alr gene encoding alanine racemase gives MTKLCREVWIEVDLDAIKKNLRAIRRHIPNKSKIMAVVKANGYGHGSVEVARHALENGASELAVASVEEGIVLRKAGITAPILVLGFTSLSCVKKSAAWNIELTAFQVDWIQKANKILENEESTDRLGIHINVDTGMGRLGLRTKEELLAVVKALTASKFLRWAGIYTHFSTADEPDTTLTKLQHDKFISFLSFLKNQGIELPTVHMNNTAAAIAFPEYSADMIRLGIGMYGLYPSDYIKQLGLVLLEPALSLKARIAYVKTMRTEPRTVSYGATYIAEPDEVIATLPVGYADGYSRELSNRGIVLHRGRRVRVAGRVTMDMIMVSLGEDGEGKQGEEVVIYGQQKGAEITVDEVADMLNTINYEVVSTLSRRIPRFYIRDGEIIKVSTPVMYV, from the coding sequence ATGACAAAGCTTTGCCGAGAAGTTTGGATCGAAGTCGATCTTGATGCCATAAAAAAAAATTTGCGAGCGATTCGCCGTCATATTCCAAATAAGAGCAAAATTATGGCTGTCGTGAAAGCGAACGGTTATGGTCATGGGTCTGTAGAAGTGGCGCGCCATGCCCTCGAAAACGGGGCGAGTGAGCTCGCTGTTGCCAGCGTAGAGGAAGGAATCGTTTTACGAAAAGCGGGCATTACAGCACCTATCCTTGTGCTTGGTTTTACATCCCTTAGTTGTGTGAAAAAATCAGCGGCTTGGAATATTGAGTTAACAGCATTTCAGGTTGATTGGATTCAAAAAGCGAACAAGATATTGGAAAACGAAGAGAGTACTGACCGATTGGGTATTCATATTAATGTGGATACCGGTATGGGTCGATTAGGGTTACGCACAAAAGAAGAACTTTTAGCAGTAGTGAAAGCATTAACAGCAAGTAAATTCCTAAGATGGGCAGGTATCTATACCCATTTTTCAACAGCTGATGAACCAGACACCACATTAACCAAGCTGCAGCACGATAAATTTATCAGTTTTCTCAGCTTTTTAAAAAATCAAGGCATTGAATTGCCCACCGTGCATATGAACAATACGGCTGCGGCGATCGCTTTTCCTGAATATAGCGCTGATATGATTCGTTTAGGCATCGGCATGTACGGCTTATATCCTTCAGACTATATTAAACAACTAGGCCTCGTTTTACTTGAACCTGCATTAAGTTTAAAGGCGCGCATCGCTTATGTGAAAACCATGCGGACAGAACCCCGAACCGTTAGCTATGGGGCTACATACATCGCAGAACCCGATGAAGTCATCGCTACACTCCCGGTCGGATATGCTGACGGTTATTCTCGTGAACTTTCCAATCGCGGAATTGTTCTTCATCGCGGAAGACGAGTGCGAGTGGCGGGGAGAGTGACAATGGATATGATCATGGTTAGTTTAGGTGAGGACGGTGAAGGTAAACAAGGAGAGGAAGTCGTGATTTACGGTCAGCAAAAAGGAGCTGAGATCACCGTTGATGAAGTTGCTGACATGCTTAATACGATTAACTACGAAGTGGTGTCAACATTAAGCCGCCGCATCCCTCGTTTTTATATAAGAGATGGCGAGATTATCAAGGTATCCACTCCAGTAATGTACGTGTAG
- a CDS encoding DUF2691 family protein, whose translation MKRGVHFQIPNEYGDYLWRILQPLEIDNYMWQTSGESYFVVDGELDDEELFNDYAIVEGTNLANRLKTNQYYTIFVELQAFPLGKTVNQVQTYEEFVGSDCELVLLIADNSYVSIYCKNKNAIEKLYFNALKNNFEDVQFITDENDTRTGLTV comes from the coding sequence ATGAAAAGGGGAGTTCATTTTCAAATACCGAATGAATATGGGGATTATTTATGGAGAATACTGCAGCCGTTAGAAATAGATAATTATATGTGGCAAACGAGTGGGGAATCCTATTTTGTTGTAGATGGAGAGCTCGATGATGAGGAGCTCTTTAATGATTACGCGATTGTTGAAGGGACTAACTTAGCGAATCGATTAAAAACCAATCAGTACTATACCATTTTCGTTGAACTGCAAGCATTCCCACTTGGAAAAACGGTTAATCAAGTCCAGACATACGAAGAGTTTGTTGGCAGTGATTGCGAACTTGTCCTTTTGATAGCAGATAATAGCTATGTCTCGATTTACTGTAAAAACAAAAATGCCATTGAAAAACTTTACTTCAATGCATTAAAGAATAATTTTGAAGACGTTCAATTTATAACTGATGAAAACGACACAAGAACAGGACTTACAGTATGA
- the cotC gene encoding spore coat protein CotC gives MGYYKKYKEEYYTVKKTYYKKYYEYDKKYYDHRDKKDYDCDYDKKYYDHDKKDYDYVVEYKKHKKHY, from the coding sequence ATGGGTTATTACAAAAAATATAAAGAAGAGTATTATACGGTCAAAAAAACGTATTATAAGAAATATTATGAATATGATAAAAAATACTACGATCACCGTGATAAAAAAGATTACGACTGTGATTATGACAAAAAATATTATGACCACGACAAAAAAGACTATGATTATGTTGTAGAGTATAAAAAGCATAAGAAACATTACTAA
- the dutA gene encoding dUTP diphosphatase DutA — protein MTMQIKIKYLDETQTRISKIEQGDWIDLRAAEDVAIKKDEFKLIPLGVAMELPEGYEAHVVPRSSTYKNFSVIQTNSMGVIDESYKGDSDFWFFPAYALRDTEIKKGDRICQFRIMKKMPAVELVEVEHLGNEDRGGHGSTGTK, from the coding sequence ATGACAATGCAAATTAAAATCAAATATCTAGATGAAACACAAACAAGAATCAGTAAAATTGAGCAGGGAGATTGGATTGATCTTCGAGCTGCTGAAGATGTAGCAATTAAAAAAGATGAATTTAAACTTATCCCGTTAGGTGTAGCTATGGAATTGCCTGAGGGTTACGAAGCACATGTCGTTCCCCGTTCAAGTACATATAAGAACTTTAGTGTTATTCAAACAAATTCAATGGGTGTTATCGATGAATCGTACAAGGGTGACAGCGATTTTTGGTTCTTTCCTGCTTATGCATTGCGTGATACAGAGATTAAAAAAGGAGATCGGATCTGCCAGTTTAGAATAATGAAGAAAATGCCGGCAGTTGAATTGGTTGAGGTAGAGCATTTGGGGAATGAAGATAGAGGCGGGCATGGTTCAACTGGAACGAAGTAA
- a CDS encoding Ger(x)C family spore germination protein yields MKRKIKHPVSAIVIVCLFMICVTGCWSSKEIEELGLTFAIAIDKGKATNTEKELKEEGGSYPKQDNLTLTYQFVNEKVVGAGQNGGGGGQGTQKAYQNISETGDSLQQIGSEVALRRDREVFSPHLKVVVMSEDVLRTYPIDKMLDQFFRDNEIRLSCLVLSAKGKARDALKLKESDEIPAFRLTGLVENEHKVSRILRPVTLAKLIGKLHSGSSFLLQNAVSANGAVKYSGSAVINGKSKKMIGFLDEYETEGIAWIAGGGKGGVVKCYDKKSQQIIAYDINYIKSKIKPIIKGTDISFHVDIESEGDLVENWNTNETLDTQFIERLEKNIENEVKKIVGHVLKKIQQDYKADVAGFDESLRLEHPDLWKKVKKNWDDTFSKADITYSVNTTITHYGTVKTQ; encoded by the coding sequence GTGAAACGTAAAATCAAACATCCAGTGTCCGCTATTGTCATCGTATGTTTGTTTATGATTTGTGTAACAGGGTGCTGGAGCAGCAAGGAAATAGAAGAGCTTGGTCTCACATTTGCTATCGCAATTGATAAAGGAAAAGCAACAAATACTGAAAAAGAGTTAAAAGAAGAGGGAGGGAGCTATCCAAAACAAGACAACCTTACACTGACCTATCAATTTGTTAATGAAAAAGTGGTAGGTGCGGGACAAAACGGAGGAGGCGGCGGACAAGGAACGCAAAAAGCGTATCAAAATATAAGTGAAACAGGTGATTCGTTACAACAGATTGGGAGCGAGGTTGCGTTAAGAAGGGATCGTGAAGTGTTTAGCCCGCATTTAAAAGTGGTTGTCATGAGTGAAGATGTATTGCGTACATATCCTATCGACAAAATGCTGGATCAATTTTTTCGTGATAATGAAATCAGGCTGAGCTGTCTTGTTTTATCTGCAAAAGGGAAGGCGAGAGATGCCCTCAAACTGAAAGAGAGTGATGAAATTCCGGCATTTCGGCTGACTGGATTAGTTGAGAATGAACATAAAGTTTCCAGAATACTTCGCCCTGTAACACTCGCGAAACTAATCGGTAAACTGCATTCCGGCAGCAGTTTTTTACTGCAAAATGCAGTCTCGGCAAATGGAGCGGTCAAGTATTCCGGATCAGCGGTTATTAACGGGAAGTCTAAAAAAATGATCGGCTTTTTAGATGAATATGAAACGGAGGGAATTGCTTGGATTGCCGGAGGAGGAAAAGGCGGAGTTGTAAAGTGCTATGATAAAAAGAGCCAGCAGATTATCGCGTACGATATCAATTATATAAAAAGTAAAATCAAGCCTATAATAAAAGGAACGGATATATCATTCCATGTCGATATTGAATCGGAAGGGGATTTGGTTGAAAACTGGAACACAAATGAGACGTTGGACACACAGTTTATAGAACGTCTTGAAAAGAATATTGAAAACGAAGTGAAAAAAATAGTCGGTCATGTATTAAAAAAAATCCAGCAAGATTATAAAGCTGATGTTGCGGGTTTTGATGAATCATTAAGACTTGAACATCCGGACTTATGGAAAAAGGTGAAAAAGAACTGGGATGACACCTTCAGTAAGGCCGACATCACGTACAGTGTAAACACCACAATTACTCATTATGGAACGGTTAAAACTCAGTAA
- a CDS encoding spore germination protein, whose protein sequence is MMRWRNNQHKTQKQHQGSDQSKAEKPDQEVLTGNFGCDIELFKRKIGHNGDVHIREFEITHLHVKAALIFVDGLSDQDSINKGVSALLVMNQPNQVREDISQSGKGILNSQDIKNQIGSICDVVEAEKISDVVLDVFMGSTALLIDGMPQVFLLGTIKKQNRSIEEPLSEALVRGPRTGFTEELSTNTALLRQQGKNDQLTFQRFEVGTRLKKDLIIAYMYDIADPEVVEEVKKRVKGIEIDHLPESGYVEQLIEDNYLSPFPQVQSTERPDRVISGLMEGRVAILLDGTPFALLVPVTFSMVLQSPEDYYERWFPSSFIRLLRFIAAIITLFAPALYISFISFHPGLIPTKLAISISGTRQGVPFPSIIEALFMEIAIEILREAGLRLPKPIGPAIGIVGGLIIGEAAVQAGIVSPIMVIVVALTAISSFAIPHYSTGIALRMLRFGAMFCAAVFGLFGVIMYYLLLSSHVVKLKSFGLPYASPAVPYYVKDWKDFIIRMPLLVMKRRPKIMNTDNAKRVK, encoded by the coding sequence ATCATGAGGTGGCGGAACAATCAGCACAAAACACAGAAGCAGCATCAAGGCTCAGATCAATCTAAAGCTGAAAAGCCGGATCAAGAAGTGTTAACCGGTAACTTTGGGTGCGACATTGAGCTATTCAAAAGAAAAATCGGGCATAACGGAGACGTTCATATCCGGGAATTTGAGATCACTCATTTACATGTGAAAGCAGCATTGATCTTTGTTGATGGACTGTCTGATCAAGATTCGATTAATAAAGGAGTATCAGCGTTGCTGGTCATGAATCAGCCTAATCAGGTAAGAGAGGACATTTCTCAATCGGGCAAAGGCATTTTAAATTCGCAGGATATAAAGAATCAAATCGGATCAATCTGTGATGTAGTAGAAGCAGAAAAAATCAGTGATGTCGTGCTGGATGTTTTCATGGGTTCAACAGCGCTTCTTATCGATGGAATGCCGCAGGTCTTTCTTCTGGGAACCATAAAGAAACAAAATCGAAGCATTGAGGAGCCGCTATCAGAAGCGCTTGTCAGAGGGCCGCGCACGGGCTTTACAGAAGAGTTGAGTACGAATACAGCTCTTTTAAGGCAGCAAGGAAAAAATGATCAATTAACATTTCAGAGATTTGAAGTAGGGACACGGCTAAAAAAGGATTTAATCATCGCTTATATGTATGACATAGCAGATCCAGAAGTGGTCGAGGAAGTAAAAAAAAGAGTGAAAGGAATTGAGATCGATCATCTGCCTGAATCTGGATATGTTGAACAGCTGATCGAGGATAATTATCTCAGTCCCTTTCCGCAAGTACAAAGTACAGAACGGCCTGATCGCGTCATCAGCGGATTAATGGAAGGCAGAGTAGCCATTCTGCTTGACGGCACCCCGTTTGCTTTGCTTGTTCCGGTCACTTTCAGCATGGTGCTTCAATCGCCTGAAGATTATTATGAACGGTGGTTCCCAAGTTCATTTATCAGATTACTGAGGTTCATTGCAGCAATCATCACGTTATTTGCACCGGCTTTATATATATCATTTATTTCTTTTCATCCAGGATTAATTCCAACCAAACTGGCAATTTCAATTTCCGGGACGCGTCAGGGTGTTCCATTCCCATCAATCATTGAAGCTTTATTTATGGAAATTGCGATCGAAATTTTACGAGAAGCGGGGCTTCGTCTGCCAAAACCCATCGGACCTGCGATAGGCATCGTTGGCGGGTTAATTATCGGGGAAGCAGCTGTGCAAGCGGGCATTGTCAGTCCTATTATGGTCATTGTTGTTGCGCTCACAGCAATCTCTTCATTTGCCATCCCGCATTACAGTACAGGCATCGCACTTCGGATGCTTCGGTTTGGCGCGATGTTTTGCGCGGCGGTGTTTGGGTTATTTGGAGTTATTATGTATTATCTGCTGTTAAGCAGCCATGTCGTAAAGTTGAAAAGCTTTGGTCTTCCATACGCAAGCCCAGCGGTCCCTTATTATGTGAAAGATTGGAAAGATTTTATCATCAGAATGCCTCTCTTAGTCATGAAACGCAGACCAAAAATTATGAATACAGATAATGCAAAACGGGTGAAATGA
- a CDS encoding YrpD family protein, which translates to MLKKVLIAGAIGTAVLFGTLSSGIPGLPAADTQVAKAATQLPKGIGGRAYLNSTGAVFTAKIKLPDTVKNDDSVSTPYIYSGFSAKSGTEADLGLQYSKQYNVWKPLMKVGSKNDETYIEGKDKFTYTKGFRPGSTVQMTIYKNLNGNTRMTLWGTNNDGYTGRIITEIQGTNIGTISKWKTLATAAVSYESQRSAIKATFSTAFNNITIDNKAVTPVVDTQDFATVSVSGNNVSISVNK; encoded by the coding sequence GTGTTGAAAAAAGTATTAATTGCAGGTGCAATAGGAACAGCAGTTCTTTTCGGAACACTATCATCGGGTATTCCTGGCTTACCCGCGGCAGACACTCAGGTCGCAAAAGCAGCTACCCAGCTGCCTAAAGGAATCGGCGGCCGCGCCTACCTGAACAGTACTGGCGCCGTTTTCACAGCTAAAATCAAGCTTCCTGACACCGTGAAAAATGATGACTCGGTCTCTACTCCGTATATTTATTCAGGATTTAGCGCAAAAAGCGGAACTGAGGCAGATCTCGGGCTTCAGTACAGCAAACAATACAACGTCTGGAAGCCTCTCATGAAGGTAGGATCCAAAAATGATGAAACGTACATCGAAGGAAAAGACAAATTCACATATACCAAAGGTTTTCGTCCTGGAAGCACAGTCCAAATGACAATCTATAAAAATTTGAACGGCAATACACGCATGACCCTTTGGGGAACGAACAATGACGGGTATACAGGCCGGATTATCACAGAAATCCAAGGAACCAATATCGGCACAATCTCAAAATGGAAAACTCTTGCTACCGCGGCTGTTTCGTATGAAAGTCAGCGTTCTGCCATCAAAGCAACCTTTTCGACAGCCTTTAACAACATTACAATCGACAATAAAGCCGTCACTCCTGTGGTAGATACGCAGGATTTCGCAACTGTTTCTGTTTCAGGAAATAACGTTTCAATTTCTGTTAATAAATAA
- the chrA gene encoding chromate efflux transporter gives MREHKSNSFKTLIEILIVSTRLGFTSFGGPIAHLGYFYEEYIRKRKWLDEKSYADLVALCQFLPGPASSQVGIGIGVMRGGLLGGIVSFLGFTLPSVLALIIFALLLKYTNIEQAGWIHGLKIVAVAVVAHAIAGMAQKLTPDVKRKTIALFALIVSLLWQTAYTQAGIIVISAAIGFLVFKESIDKKESAFHFPISKTFGTVCLSLFFGLLVLLPVLRETADLRWLSMFDSFYRAGSLVFGGGHVVLPLLEQEFVPAGMISKEAFLAGYGAAQAVPGPLFTFAAYLGAVMGGWQGGMLAAIAIFLPAFLLILGTLPYWDVLRRYPNLKGALAGVNAAVVGILISAFYFPIWTSAILNPIDFAFAAVLFSMLAYWKLPPWVVVFTGVIGGFLLNLL, from the coding sequence ATGCGCGAACATAAGAGCAACAGCTTTAAAACGCTGATAGAAATTTTAATTGTTTCAACAAGACTTGGGTTTACATCATTCGGAGGTCCCATTGCTCATCTGGGCTATTTCTATGAAGAATATATTCGCAAAAGAAAATGGCTTGATGAAAAAAGCTATGCCGATTTGGTTGCTTTGTGCCAATTCTTGCCTGGTCCGGCGAGCAGTCAAGTTGGGATTGGGATTGGTGTTATGCGTGGCGGGTTACTTGGCGGGATCGTTTCATTTCTCGGCTTTACGCTGCCCTCTGTTTTGGCACTGATCATATTTGCTCTTTTATTAAAATACACCAATATAGAGCAAGCCGGATGGATTCATGGTTTAAAGATCGTAGCGGTGGCAGTTGTTGCCCACGCTATAGCGGGAATGGCTCAAAAACTGACGCCCGATGTCAAACGAAAAACGATCGCATTGTTTGCATTGATTGTTTCACTTTTATGGCAAACCGCGTATACCCAAGCTGGCATTATCGTCATCTCCGCAGCGATTGGTTTTCTGGTGTTTAAAGAGTCTATCGACAAAAAAGAATCAGCTTTTCATTTTCCTATCTCTAAGACATTCGGAACCGTGTGTCTTTCATTATTTTTCGGATTGCTGGTTCTTCTGCCCGTCCTTCGAGAAACTGCGGATTTGCGTTGGCTTTCTATGTTTGACAGCTTTTACAGGGCGGGTTCCTTGGTTTTTGGCGGGGGACATGTTGTATTGCCCTTATTGGAACAGGAATTTGTACCAGCTGGAATGATCAGCAAAGAAGCATTTTTAGCAGGATATGGTGCAGCACAAGCTGTGCCGGGACCGTTATTTACATTTGCCGCTTATCTAGGTGCAGTCATGGGCGGCTGGCAAGGCGGAATGTTAGCTGCCATTGCCATTTTCCTGCCGGCGTTTTTGCTGATTTTAGGTACGTTGCCCTATTGGGATGTTTTGCGGAGGTACCCTAACCTAAAGGGAGCTCTTGCAGGCGTAAATGCAGCGGTAGTCGGAATATTAATTTCAGCTTTTTATTTTCCGATTTGGACAAGTGCGATTTTGAATCCAATTGATTTTGCGTTTGCGGCCGTATTGTTCAGTATGCTTGCTTATTGGAAACTGCCTCCGTGGGTTGTTGTGTTCACTGGTGTGATTGGCGGCTTTCTTCTGAACCTTCTTTAA